A genomic window from Frankiaceae bacterium includes:
- a CDS encoding C40 family peptidase yields the protein MPLNFPRHRRARVRTGAAVAAAGLAFSGLVIAAPKAVAAEPTPTRITVSPARASKAVGTGVTFTFTLSTSTRTVGGHTVAIYTRPAGVMQWTKRWTHTLNSNGQTRAAFTVQRSTYIQARFAGTSRYAPSVSSSGFVQALDSLGQRVIQEAATHRGKPYQWGATGPSRFDCSGFTLYVYKQFGKTLPRTSRDQYRALRHVSKSEKRVGDLIFTYNSSGTIYHVAIYAGNGEIWHSPRSGDVVKRSPIWSNSYYVGRVA from the coding sequence ATGCCCCTGAACTTCCCCCGGCACCGCCGTGCCCGCGTCCGGACGGGTGCGGCCGTCGCCGCCGCCGGCCTGGCGTTCTCCGGGCTCGTCATCGCGGCCCCCAAGGCCGTCGCCGCCGAGCCCACCCCGACCAGGATCACGGTGTCGCCCGCGCGCGCCAGCAAGGCCGTCGGCACGGGCGTGACGTTCACGTTCACGCTCTCCACCAGCACCCGCACCGTCGGCGGGCACACCGTCGCGATCTACACCCGGCCCGCCGGCGTCATGCAGTGGACCAAGCGCTGGACGCACACGCTGAACAGCAACGGCCAGACCCGGGCCGCGTTCACGGTGCAGCGCTCGACGTACATCCAGGCGCGCTTCGCCGGCACCTCGCGGTACGCCCCGTCGGTCAGCTCGTCCGGCTTCGTCCAGGCGCTCGACTCGCTGGGCCAGCGCGTGATCCAGGAGGCCGCGACGCACCGCGGCAAGCCGTACCAGTGGGGCGCCACCGGGCCGAGCCGCTTCGACTGCTCGGGCTTCACGCTCTACGTCTACAAGCAGTTCGGGAAGACGCTGCCGCGCACGTCGCGCGACCAGTACCGCGCGCTGCGCCACGTCTCGAAGTCGGAGAAGCGGGTCGGCGACCTGATCTTCACCTACAACTCGAGCGGCACGATCTACCACGTCGCGATCTACGCCGGCAACGGCGAGATCTGGCACTCGCCGCGCTCGGGCGACGTCGTCAAGCGTTCGCCGATCTGGTCGAACAGCTACTACGTGGGCCGCGTGGCGTAG